One segment of Enterobacter ludwigii DNA contains the following:
- the fumC gene encoding class II fumarate hydratase codes for MTTVRREKDSMGAIDVPADKLWGAQTQRSLEHFRISTEKMPVSLIQALALTKRAAAKVNQDLGLLAADKATAIITAADEVLAGKHPDEFPLAIWQTGSGTQSNMNMNEVLANRASELLGGVRGMERKVHPNDDVNKSQSSNDVFPTAMHVAAVIALREQLIPQLNVLKTTLGEKAQAFSDIVKIGRTHLQDATPLTLGQEISGWVAMLEHNLKHIEYSLPHLAELALGGTAVGTGLNTHPEYAVRVADELAAITGQPFITAPNKFEALATCDALVHTHGALKGLAASLMKIANDVRWLASGPRCGIGEISIPENEPGSSIMPGKVNPTQCEAMTMLCCQVMGNDVAVNMGGASGNFELNVYRPMVIHNVLQSIRLLADGMESFNEHCASGIEPNRERISQLLNESLMLVTALNTHIGYDKAAEIAKKAHKEGLTLKASALALGYLTEAEFDAWVRPESMVGSLK; via the coding sequence ATGACTACGGTACGCCGTGAGAAAGACTCTATGGGCGCGATCGATGTCCCGGCTGACAAGCTATGGGGCGCGCAAACCCAGCGTTCGCTGGAACATTTCCGTATTTCGACCGAGAAAATGCCCGTCTCGCTGATTCAGGCGCTGGCGCTCACTAAACGTGCGGCCGCCAAAGTGAATCAGGATTTAGGCCTGCTGGCGGCAGATAAGGCCACCGCGATTATCACTGCTGCCGATGAAGTGCTGGCCGGCAAGCATCCCGATGAATTCCCCCTCGCCATCTGGCAGACCGGTTCTGGCACCCAGAGCAACATGAATATGAACGAAGTGCTGGCGAACCGGGCAAGCGAACTGCTGGGCGGCGTGCGCGGTATGGAGCGTAAGGTTCACCCGAACGATGACGTAAACAAAAGCCAAAGTTCGAACGACGTCTTCCCGACGGCGATGCACGTGGCGGCGGTGATTGCGCTTCGTGAACAGCTGATCCCGCAGCTCAACGTGCTTAAAACCACCCTTGGCGAGAAGGCGCAGGCTTTCAGCGATATCGTCAAAATAGGACGTACTCACCTGCAGGATGCCACGCCGCTGACGCTCGGCCAGGAGATTTCCGGCTGGGTGGCAATGCTAGAACATAACCTCAAGCACATCGAGTACAGCCTGCCGCATCTTGCAGAGCTGGCGCTGGGCGGAACGGCGGTCGGTACGGGGTTAAATACCCATCCGGAATATGCGGTGCGCGTTGCCGACGAGCTGGCGGCCATCACCGGGCAGCCGTTTATCACGGCGCCGAATAAGTTTGAAGCGCTGGCCACCTGTGATGCGCTGGTTCATACCCACGGTGCCCTCAAGGGGCTGGCAGCGTCGTTGATGAAAATCGCCAATGATGTGCGCTGGCTGGCCTCGGGTCCCCGTTGCGGTATCGGTGAAATTAGCATTCCGGAGAACGAGCCGGGTAGCTCAATCATGCCGGGCAAAGTAAACCCGACCCAATGTGAAGCCATGACCATGCTCTGCTGTCAGGTAATGGGTAACGACGTTGCCGTTAACATGGGCGGCGCGTCCGGTAACTTTGAGCTGAACGTCTATCGCCCGATGGTGATTCACAACGTGCTTCAGTCCATACGCCTGCTGGCGGACGGTATGGAGAGTTTCAACGAGCACTGTGCGTCAGGCATTGAGCCAAACCGCGAGCGCATCAGCCAGTTGCTCAATGAGTCGTTGATGCTGGTGACCGCGCTGAATACCCATATCGGCTACGACAAAGCCGCTGAGATTGCGAAAAAAGCGCATAAAGAGGGGCTGACGCTGAAAGCCTCCGCTCTGGCATTGGGTTACCTGACGGAGGCTGAGTTTGATGCATGGGTACGCCCGGAATCGATGGTCGGCAGCCTGAAATAA
- the fumA gene encoding class I fumarate hydratase FumA: MSNKPFHYQDPFPLSKDQTEYYLLTRDHVSVSEFEGQEILKVDPQALTLLAQQAFHDASFMLRPAHQQQVADILSDPQASENDKYVALQFLRNSDIAAKGILPTCQDTGTAIIVGKKGQRVWTGGGDEAALAHGVYNTYTEDNLRYSQNAALDMYKEVNTGTNLPAQIDLYSVDGDEYKFLCIAKGGGSANKTYLYQETKALLTPGKLKNYLVEKMRTLGTAACPPYHIAFVIGGTSAESTLKTVKLASTKYYDGLPTEGNEHGQAFRDVQLEQELLEEARNLGLGAQFGGKYFAHDVRVIRLPRHGASCPVGMGVSCSADRNIKAKINREGVWIEKLENNPGKYIPEALRKAGEGEAVHVDLNRPMKEILAQLSQYPVSTRLSLNGTIIVGRDIAHAKLKERLDNGEGLPQYIKDHPIYYAGPAKTPEGYASGSLGPTTAGRMDSYVDQLQANGGSMIMLAKGNRSQQVTDACHKHGGFYLGSIGGPAAVLAQGSIKSLECIEYPELGMEAIWKIEVEDFPAFILVDDKGNDFFRQIQSSQCSACLK; this comes from the coding sequence ATGTCGAACAAACCCTTTCATTATCAGGATCCTTTCCCCCTCAGTAAGGATCAAACCGAATATTACCTGTTAACCCGCGATCACGTCTCCGTCTCTGAATTCGAAGGGCAGGAGATCCTCAAGGTCGATCCGCAGGCGCTGACGTTACTGGCGCAGCAGGCTTTCCACGACGCCTCGTTTATGCTCCGCCCTGCGCACCAGCAGCAGGTGGCCGATATCCTGAGCGACCCGCAGGCCAGCGAAAACGACAAATACGTCGCCCTGCAGTTCCTGCGTAACTCGGATATCGCGGCGAAGGGTATTTTACCTACCTGTCAGGACACCGGCACGGCCATCATTGTGGGTAAAAAAGGCCAGCGCGTCTGGACCGGCGGCGGCGACGAAGCGGCGCTGGCGCACGGCGTGTACAACACCTACACCGAAGACAACCTGCGCTACTCGCAAAACGCGGCGCTGGATATGTACAAAGAGGTCAACACGGGCACAAACCTGCCTGCGCAGATTGACCTGTATAGCGTGGACGGTGATGAATACAAATTCCTCTGCATCGCCAAAGGTGGCGGTTCAGCGAACAAAACCTATCTCTACCAGGAAACCAAAGCGCTGCTCACGCCGGGCAAGCTGAAGAATTACCTGGTTGAGAAAATGCGCACGCTCGGCACCGCTGCCTGCCCGCCGTACCATATTGCCTTTGTGATTGGCGGTACGTCGGCAGAGAGCACCCTGAAAACGGTGAAGCTGGCGTCGACCAAATACTACGACGGCCTGCCTACCGAAGGGAACGAGCACGGCCAGGCGTTCCGCGATGTTCAGCTCGAACAGGAACTGCTGGAAGAAGCGCGTAACCTCGGTCTGGGTGCGCAGTTCGGCGGCAAATATTTTGCCCATGATGTGCGTGTGATCCGTCTGCCGCGCCACGGCGCCTCCTGCCCGGTCGGGATGGGGGTCTCCTGTTCTGCGGATCGTAACATCAAAGCGAAGATCAACCGCGAAGGTGTCTGGATCGAAAAACTGGAAAACAACCCAGGGAAGTACATTCCTGAAGCGTTGCGCAAAGCGGGCGAGGGTGAAGCCGTTCACGTTGACCTGAACCGTCCGATGAAAGAGATTCTGGCGCAGCTGTCTCAGTATCCGGTGTCGACCCGTCTCTCTCTTAACGGAACCATCATCGTTGGTCGTGACATCGCTCACGCGAAACTGAAAGAGCGTCTGGACAATGGTGAAGGGCTGCCGCAGTACATCAAAGATCACCCGATTTACTACGCAGGCCCGGCCAAAACGCCAGAAGGCTACGCCTCTGGCTCGTTAGGCCCGACCACCGCAGGCCGTATGGACTCGTATGTTGACCAGCTACAGGCCAACGGCGGCAGCATGATCATGCTGGCAAAAGGAAACCGTAGCCAGCAGGTGACGGATGCCTGCCATAAACACGGTGGCTTCTACCTGGGCAGCATCGGCGGTCCGGCTGCCGTACTCGCGCAGGGCAGCATTAAGAGCCTTGAGTGCATTGAATACCCGGAACTGGGTATGGAAGCTATCTGGAAAATTGAAGTGGAAGATTTCCCGGCGTTTATCCTTGTGGATGACAAAGGTAACGACTTCTTCAGGCAGATCCAGTCCTCTCAATGTTCGGCGTGTTTGAAGTAA